The genomic stretch AAGGGAGATGCTTAGGTTTTCAGTAAATGTTGGTTTCTTCCCTTtccatcctttccttctctctaccaTGGAACCTCTCTTGGCTAATGCAGCCCTCCCCCTCTAACAGACACGATTGGATGCGAGGGAAGTGGAATCATGTTCTGCTTCTGTGAAGGTGACCAATATGCGAACTCCACCCTGTGCAGTGGCTGAGTGTGCTTGTTTCCAGGATGGTGCCGTGCCCAGTGCACTGGGAATGGGTGTGAGTTTATttccaggaaggaaagagggaaatgtgtttttaaagtaatgactGACTTATACTTTGCAAATTATATCTATTGCTATATCTAAGACAAAGTGTTCCTAGTGCCTTAATGtctcaaaattttaatttataatttgtttgtaatttaattatttctttttttaagggtgATCTTTGCATAGCtgatactcattttattttattttttaagattttatttatttattttttagagaaggaagggagggagaaagagagagagagagagagaaacatcaatgtgcggttgctgggtgccatggcctgcaacccaggcatgcgccctgactgggaattgaacctgctttggttcacagcccgcgctcaatccactgagctacaccagtcagggctgtaatttaattatttcttaatgaGTATGAgctaaatggaaaataaagaatatttacttCCAAAGAAAATTTGGCactagaaatatattaaaaatattttacaatgtattttttaaattgggaataAGAATTGTGTCAGGATAAGTTATctttttagcaaataaaaataaacagatggaatAAATCCATTTCAGCCAAACTTCAACATATGacttttcttctgtatttatttattgagattgATATATCTATGTCTTCATCTATAactacatttatatgtatatctcTGTACACCAGATACCACAAATTAATTTACAAAAAGTTTTCCAAACAAGTATTAGTCTGAAAAAAACCTAAGTGGAAATAGAATGACTAGAGACCTGAGAATAAGActgaggaaaaaaagcagaagcaagATGAGCATAAACTGTGTCAGTATGTTTACTAGTAACAGTTCCTGAAACACATTTAGTTCGATTCTGAGCAAGCATGTGGCATAGGTAATTGTTTTTCAAAGGGAATCATGTGCTCTCATAAAATCAAAAAATAGTAGTTCTAacctttctgattttaaaaataggaggaAAACTAAAATCGTGAATTGTGGTacattatcaattttatttttattattttggggtggaaaatattcaacatattttccagtttctattgtaagaggaaaggaagaaaatattccttcaaaaatataataaattaaaagtacTAATACATTCACTCAGTGATCACTGAAGTAGACAAACCTGGCTTACATTGTAACTGGGTTCCAAGGAGACAGGGACCTTCAAGGGAACTTTGTGAAAAGTGTTCCAAACCCTTGACTACAACTGTGAAAAGTAAGGTGAAATTAGGATTCAGGCAATGCTTCCCATAGTTAGATTACGTGCTAGTTGAGCTTAAGGACCCCTTAGAAAACATAGAGTACAAACCCCCCAttttgaaaaggaggaaattcCACGATGGGGAAGGAAGTCAAAGACTGCTGAGGTAGTGCCACGGGGCCCTTTCATTCTTCTGTTCATTCTTCAAACAGAAAGAGTACCTTACCCTTTGAACGTTACCTTCTGGATTAGGGGCAGGGGAAATCTCCTTCTGCAGGATCAAATTACTGCAATCAGAATGGAATAAACCAATCATCTGCTAAGCATTTAAAACCCACctctgatttcaaatattttcctgtgAAAACAGGGAagtattagtttaaaaaatattttaatgacatctCAGGACCTAAATACACTATAATTAAGTTATCAAGTTATAGTTACTGACCATGGGAAGCTATAGATGTTCAACAGAACAGGTAGACCAAGAGGGTATTGGGAATTGTTCCCTGAATAGAGATGTTTTTGAAGGTATTTTGGAGTAATGAGTAATTTTTCAATAGCGaggttagatttttaaaaaagcaaaatagtttATGAATGCCTTTAGGGTGTATGTATGTGAACATTAGAAACCTTAGGATTGTATGTCCTGCATAGAAGTGTGATGCCATTGGCTGGGTCAGAAAATGGATGGTGTTTAGCTAAACTTACATTCTGATATTACGATAAGAattagtataataaaatatactttgaaatttGTTGTAATGGTAGCAAATTCTCTCTTTCCAATCTACCAGCGTCTTAGGGTTTTTGTTATTAAAAGCAACCTTACTATCGGCAAATACaggcaaacaaaaatgaatgaattgctCCATCCACATATAAAGTTCTGAGTTTGtgttccattaaaatttttttccaatctgTAAATACATAGGATGGTGAACAATATTTCTACATGACCAAACATTTCTCTGAAGCTCTTGAACTATTAGCACATtaggcaaaggaagggaaaacCTAACTTCTATCCTCAGGAAGTTCACTGTATGAACTGAAAGCTTCTTTCTATATGTTGCAAACATTTCTGAGTTCGTGAGTCTTTCTCCATTATGTGCCTCTGCTGGCCCTGGACTCAAGTTCCCAGTACAGCATTGTGCACATATGGCCAAAGCCCATGAGAACAGGAATAAATTCAGTTCCATCTCTTCCTTCAAAATAGGCTCTTCCCTCCATCTTCCCTCCCAAGGAAAGAGGCCCCCCACTGTCTGACACCCTTTCTCTGATAATGGTTTGTTTCTGTGAATTGGGGTAACTCTCATTATCCTCCCAGTTTCTACATTTTAGTCATCCAGTGAATACATTCAGAGATGTTTGTGGGAAAGGCACCGTGTCAGGCACTGTGGGACACCAACATAAATAGTATCAGGTTGCAGCCTTGCACACAGAGAGCCCACAGGCTAGATGAGCAACTAACACACTGTGCACGCCCAAGCCTGGTACAAAGCAGGAGTCAGAAAACACAGGATGGGGGTGATGAGGTGGGTATAGAAGGGAAATGATGGACATGTTTAGTTTGAGATCTTGAGGGAGAATACAAAAAGATGCAGattataaaaaaatcaagaaactcAAATGTGGAGAAATGGTAGGGATGAAGATAAATATATTTGTGAGAAATACATAGACAGGTGTTCATTAAAGCTGTATATTTGAGACATGGCACTACTGAAGATGTGGACCAGATAAATCTTTGTTGTGAGGGACAGTTCTGTGAAGTGTAGGGTGTTTAGCAACATCCCTTACCTCTACCTCCTAGATGTCACTCCTACCCCCTCTCTGCTAGTGACAACCAGAAATGTCTCCCAGGGGAAGAACTATCCCTGACTGAGAACTGCTGGATTAGAGGACAGAGAGATGGTGGGAAGAATAAAAGAAGATTATAAAAATCATAGTTTGGTGAAATAAGTTTATGGggtgagaggaggaagagaaagacaaaaggacACAGGGAAGACACATTAATCAAGGCAATAAATATTGTCCTAAAATTTGGGGGCAAGAAGAGAAACAACTTCAGTTTGTGACTGCAACTCAGCCCTGGTGAATAATTAGTATGTGCTCACAAACCCAAAGAGATGTACAATGCCTGTATATATACATGCAGGATACATGTGTATAGACATAAGAATTATATATTCAGAAAAAGAACATACTTCTAAACTGTTTACccattcttttcatttaataagACAGTgcaattttatcaaaatattgcAAACCTCATAGCAACTCTTTTTGGAAAGAGGTTTAActcagaacaaataaaatatgaagtaaataCAACTgtctgcttccttttttctttctgtcatctACATGCTGCACAATGCAGGCTCCCGGCATTCTCAAggcctctcccctcttccctaaGATTTAATAATAACCTCAAGAAAGATTAAGGTAAACTGTACATGGCTGTCAATGAATGTGAAAACCAATTTtgtctcctctttttaaaaatattttatttatttatttttagaaagatggaaagagaaggaCAAAGAGTGGGAGGGACAccacatcgatgtgagaaagaaataccaATTGGTTTCTCCTTGCATGCCCCCCAAATgtggacttggcctgcaacccaggcatgtgccatgacagAGAACTgaaccattgaccctttggtttgtgggaaaATACCCAAATAACTGAggcacactagtcagggctatgTCTCCTCTTCTGatgtttacaagaaaaaaaagtaaaagattgttattattttatttaagccaaaTAAGTGAAATTCTGAATCTCTAATTTTAGAACTTCAGGAGTCAGCAAACCTTGGAAGAGAGTTTCTTTTATTAGAGGTGCTTTCCTCAGAGCCCCGGCAATCAGCCACTGTGGCAGCTCTGGCATGCCCAGAAGACTCAATTTAGTGCTCCTACTTAGGTGTCTGTCACACCAGCTGGATGAATCTCCTGATCTACTCCACACATGTCCCTACCTTGGGGTGGAAAAAGCACCTGAGatccttttgggaaaaaaaaaacaggaaagaacctTAGAGAACAGAGAGCATTCATTGCCTAAGCATGTCCAGGAAACAGGTTTAGGGTGGAAGAGTCGGGGTGGAAGATAATTCCTGTGACGATCATCCTCAATGCCTTGCGAAACCAAGGATAAAACATGCCATATATGATAGGATTGAAAGTGGAATTGAAATAACCCAGCCAAAGGCAGATATTATACACATCTTCAGGAGTTGTAAAATTAATGAAAGGGTCTGTAATTGTCAAGAGGAAGAAGGGCAGCCAGCACAGCACAAACACTCCCATGACTATGCTTAAAGTCTTGGTGGCCTTGCTCTCTGCTTTGGATGATGCTTTCATTCTCCCTTCTGACCCAACCTCTTTCCTCATAGGACCCATGTGGATTTGCTTAGCGTGCTTCCTGGCTACTGTGAAAATGTGTATGTAAATCCCCACCATCACAGTCCCAGGGAGAAAGAAGGCTATACAGGAGGCCAAAACTCCCCAGAGCTTGTTAAATATCAACACACACAAACCAGTGCAGTCAATGGCTGCAACAAAATCTTCTATACCAATTACGTTTAATTCTGAGAATACCAGGCCAAAGGCAAAAAAGATGGGAATAGACCAACTGATGAGCAGAAAGACCTCTATGACAGGGATGGTAATTTTGTTGACATAATGCAAAGGGTCACACACAGCATAGTAACGATCCACTGAGATGAAGCAGAGGTGAAAAATGGAGGTGGTACAGAGCATGATGTCACAACAACTGTGGACTTTGCAAAAGAGATCTCCATAGTACCAGCAGGATTCGATGGAACGGATCATACTGAAGGGCATGACCACGCAGCTCAGCAGAAAGTCAGTGGTGGCCATGGAGAGGATCAGGAAGTTGGTTGGGGTGTGGAGCTGCTTGAAGTGAGTGATGGCAATGATCACAACCAGGTTGCCCAGTATGGTCATCACTATGGCACCAATCATGACCGTGTACATGGCCGAGACAGTCAGCACAGACCTCACATTTCTAGGGCATGAGTTGTTAACCAAAGCAAAGCAGACTTGTACTTCTGGGGCCTTCCAAAGTGCAGGTGAATTCATTGTCCTGGTGCCTTAGCTACTACAAGTCTTTTTGTAAAAGTACCGTGTTCCTCTCCTTtctgtgaaagaaaggaaaaatgacaaagaTCATTGGCAGCTTCTCAGAAAGGCCCAGCTAGCTGCGTTTCCAATCCCAGGTTGAACCCCACACTGGTCAGGAGCATTGCTTTGGATCCTGCCACTTAATACACAGTATACTCACAATAGACACAGATATATACAACATAAACAACATGCACAAAGGAAACATTTCTCTGTCAAGTGCAAACAATATAGTTTTTAGAATTTAGGGCCATATGTAGTAAACTGAAAATCTTAAAGCCTATAATATAATGCATGAATAACCTCAAAGTAAAAGGGAAAACATCTCAAATGATAGGCTCTATAAATCTCACAGGTTATCTCCTTTTATTTAGGAGCAATTTCATGAATTCAAATTCAGGTTGGTGTTGTTCAGAGATTTCATGTCTCATATTGGAAACAAATTCGACATAtagacccactcattgtttaagcTGTAGCTTTATATAGTTTATGCTATTGCTCTTAAAATGTGGGTTAATGGAATTGACTCACCCAGAATACAACATGGGTTTGAATACAACATTGTTTTTCCAGTGCCAGGACTGGATGTGTGACTCTGATGACCAATGACAAGCACTAGTGAGATCCAGCGCCAGGTTGGAGATGTGGACTTTGGCTTCAGAATAGATTAAAAGTCCCTGGTCTGTTGGGAAAATGAACCCACAAGCACGTCCTACCAGattgaattgaaaaatatattaatgagaATGCAAGTACCTTTGACAGTAATATTTACAGTATTTGCAAGTAGAGCTCAACATTCTTTCCCATGTGTAGTAGTTGAAATCTTAACAGTTTAGCACATTTCATTTGATCTGGATATAGTAATTTAATATCTCagataaaaatttttctttagtatctcagattaaaatattttctaaaatatcctGACTGTAACAATCAAATATTATGCTATTAAGTtgaatttgagaaacaaaaacatagaGAAATAACATGTAAGAATGACAAAGACTCATTTAACTTTCTTACAAACTATAGTCTATCGATTTTGAAACACAGCACAAATTATTTCATTACTTATCACTTTGGTTTCTAAGCTCTAAGATCCTGATGTAATACAGCTTTACATACCTACTTACCTTCTTTATTAAATTAACTTTATTCTCCCTTTGACCTTCTTTGCAgttgtgaattaattttttattgaattcattttaatGATCTATTAAAAATGATCTTTAAGTACAAATAGCAATGACCCCAGAGTGACTGAGGCACTTGCCTCCGTACGTGCACAGACACAGATTCCTGAAACACAGCAGCCTCATGGGTAAGTGTCCTGTGTAACGTTTCCCGGAAACAATGATTCATTTAGCTCTTAGGTTTataggaaaattttatttattttctgttaatttttttggaGAACATGATATGAAACAGCTGCTAGAAAATAGTAGTTTTATCTCATATTTTTGATATACCATTGTATATAAGGGGAATATGTAAACCTCTAAATGTTATAGTAAGACACAAAGGGTaagacacatttatttaaaaagttattacatGTGTGAATTGTTAAGGCAATGTCAAAGTAGCAATATTTTTAAGTCCACACCTTAAAGTTTTGACCCgaaattataaaaacaagtaagaaaatgCCAATATGACTGCTGGTctgctttgttaaaaaaagagattGTCATGAAATTAAATGCAGTTGGGGTTTGGTTTGTTAGTTAAAAACTGAACAGAATAGAGATTCTTTTCCTTTGAAGATTCAGTCCCACAAAAGGTgcagtaattttttaataaataaaattaaaccctCTTTGACATCTCACTTTCATCATGGGACATTGttaagcttttttttctttctttatcaagAACATTGcaacaaaaaatggaattaacaGCAACATTGTAAACAATCACCTAATAAAAGCatagaaaatgttaattatttttgttaaattctgTAAAAGAGCAAAGATTGCATTGTTTTTTAGCTCAAATTCAGTTCTTTAAGGGAAAAGATTACAGAGTAAGGAAACAGACACAAGGACTCTGAAATAATGATTTTGAAAATCTACAAGTACTTTAGAATttcaaggaaataatgaaaaatgatgcAGTGACTTTTCCTCAGGCCTTAAAtacctaaaattttatttctgtatatgtatTTCCCTTAAATAAGAAGAAACATATTCAGCAAGCTCAACAATGTGCTGTAAATAAAGTGGACAATTAGTAAAGGGCAGACCCCATCTGCTTTATCAGGcatgatttttcttctcttactggCCACAGGGCTCAACCACTCCACCTTTCAGTCTTTCTCTGAAAACAATGTTTGTATCTTGTTTTGATATATCTCACTTACtcagtagcatttttttttagttaaggcAGGTTACTTATGAATTAGACCTAAAAAGATCTGCAGTAGATCTCCGTCTCATTGACTCTTAAAAATGATCCACATTTGTCTTCATAAATTGGTATTTTAAACTTGATTATTTTCACCATGCACAAATATAAATCTATTTGATCTTTATCCTCTTTTAATGTGTTCTCCTTTGGTTCCCCAGAATTTCTTTGGCTAATTAGGTATTTTGGAGCTAAATCCATTGAAAGGTGACTGATCCATTGCGCCCAAGTTTCTTACCATGCATGTGACCACCGTACTCACTGCTCTCTTCCCTGCTGAGTCCCCCTGAAAACCCACTTGGGCCTCAGCTCTCACAGGTAGGCTCTTGGCAGGCTGTGCTGCCCTCAGTTTTTATACACAGCACATGCCCCTGAGGCTGTATTACCTGTGTCCCGTGTCTGAAGGAGTGTCCTTTAACAACCTTCAGGGTGCTGCCAGCAAAGAGATCACAGCAAGCCACCAGAGAATTGGCTTTGGGAGGATGAATCTGTTTACATGCTATCATCATCCCCATGACTTCAAAGGGATCCATGGACTAGCCTCACACAAAGCCAAAGTGAAGAAGagtgaaaatgagagaaagagggaagcgggagtggaggaaagagggaggaaggaaagaaggaaggaaagttaGTTCACATCCAACAGATGCTCACTTCACTTATTACCAAATGCTAGATGTTTTCAGTGGGCTCTTTAGTCCTTATGGGAAATGTGCCTCATCTGTGTCTATTCATTTGGCTGGTATGCACACTGATATTCATCCACATTGCAGTTCTCTGTCTGTAATTCCCTAACTGAAAGTCTTAGCCTAAATGAAAGCAATAAGAATCATGTTTCAAACCAActgaataaaaagtgaaaagtgcCACCATCACGTGTCAGGAAAAAATAGCAAGAAGGCTCCAGCGGCAGGTGCTAAAGCAAAGGAATGGAGGGGAAAGGCTGAGACGGGCCTGAAGCTAGGAGCGCCAGGCTTCCCAAGacatttgtcctttcatttttcaggggggaatgggtagggattacaggaacaaatttggaggacacatagacaaaaattaagggtggggggtaatggggggaaggggggagggttgggtggaggggctgaaacgggagtagggggcagaaaactgtacttgaacaatgattgaaattaaaaaaaaaaagaaagtgtgttAGCCTCACTTCACTTTAAAACTGCATCTGAGCAAGAGGCAACTTCAGATTCCTGGAAGTTTGAAAGGCTCAaaacacaattcaaaaaaattttgcaAATGTTAAAGCTATTATTGTCCAGTtctgttttaagaa from Phyllostomus discolor isolate MPI-MPIP mPhyDis1 chromosome 4, mPhyDis1.pri.v3, whole genome shotgun sequence encodes the following:
- the LOC114495134 gene encoding trace amine-associated receptor 4-like; amino-acid sequence: MNSPALWKAPEVQVCFALVNNSCPRNVRSVLTVSAMYTVMIGAIVMTILGNLVVIIAITHFKQLHTPTNFLILSMATTDFLLSCVVMPFSMIRSIESCWYYGDLFCKVHSCCDIMLCTTSIFHLCFISVDRYYAVCDPLHYVNKITIPVIEVFLLISWSIPIFFAFGLVFSELNVIGIEDFVAAIDCTGLCVLIFNKLWGVLASCIAFFLPGTVMVGIYIHIFTVARKHAKQIHMGPMRKEVGSEGRMKASSKAESKATKTLSIVMGVFVLCWLPFFLLTITDPFINFTTPEDVYNICLWLGYFNSTFNPIIYGMFYPWFRKALRMIVTGIIFHPDSSTLNLFPGHA